From the genome of Edaphobacter dinghuensis, one region includes:
- a CDS encoding MaoC family dehydratase, whose protein sequence is MPQELYFEDFYVGQKFHSIGGAKVTAEEIKEFGQKYDPQPFHLDEAAGEGSFFKGLAASGWLTAAIVMRLRVQNITVAGGMIGAGVEEMRWTLPVRPGDTIHTEIEVIGVRQSNSRKNYGVVRTRTLAYNQNNEVVLRSTVNFLAPLREK, encoded by the coding sequence ATGCCGCAAGAGCTTTACTTCGAAGACTTTTACGTCGGTCAGAAATTCCATTCCATCGGCGGAGCCAAGGTAACCGCAGAAGAGATCAAAGAGTTTGGCCAGAAGTACGACCCCCAGCCCTTTCATCTCGATGAAGCCGCCGGTGAAGGTTCCTTCTTCAAAGGACTCGCTGCCTCCGGCTGGCTCACCGCCGCCATCGTCATGCGCCTGCGCGTGCAGAACATCACCGTAGCCGGAGGCATGATCGGCGCTGGCGTCGAAGAGATGCGCTGGACCCTCCCCGTTCGTCCCGGCGACACCATTCACACCGAGATCGAGGTCATCGGCGTCCGCCAATCGAACTCGCGCAAAAACTACGGTGTCGTCCGCACTCGCACCCTCGCCTACAACCAGAACAACGAGGTCGTCCTGCGCAGCACCGTCAACTTCCTCGCGCCTCTGCGCGAAAAATAG
- a CDS encoding 3-hydroxybutyryl-CoA dehydrogenase, whose translation MSKTQTIAVLGAGTMGNGIAHVCARSGFNVLLCDLQQEFLDRGLATVEKNLSREVSKEKLTRQQADEARARIATTTDREALSACTFAIEAATEKFEVKSALFRDLDRILPAEAILASNTSSISITKLAAQTQRPTQVIGIHFFNPVPVMPLVEVIRGLQTSQQTFDTVKALAEALGKTPIEVNDAAGFVSNRVLMPLINEAIFTVMEGVATAEAVDQVFVLGMAHPMGPLTLADFIGLDVCLDIMRVLHEALGDTKYRPCPLLIRMVDAGWLGRKSGRGFYTY comes from the coding sequence ATGTCCAAAACGCAAACCATCGCAGTCCTCGGCGCAGGAACCATGGGCAACGGCATCGCCCACGTCTGTGCCCGCTCCGGTTTCAACGTTCTTCTCTGTGATCTCCAACAGGAATTCCTCGACCGCGGTCTCGCCACCGTCGAAAAAAATCTCTCCCGCGAAGTCAGCAAAGAGAAGCTTACCCGGCAACAGGCAGATGAAGCCCGCGCCCGCATCGCTACTACAACCGACCGCGAAGCCCTCAGCGCCTGCACCTTCGCCATCGAAGCAGCCACCGAGAAGTTCGAGGTCAAATCCGCTCTCTTCCGCGACCTCGACCGCATCCTTCCCGCCGAAGCCATCCTCGCCTCGAACACCAGCTCCATCTCCATCACGAAACTGGCCGCGCAAACCCAGCGCCCCACGCAGGTCATCGGGATACACTTCTTCAATCCCGTCCCCGTGATGCCGCTGGTCGAGGTCATCCGTGGACTCCAGACCTCGCAGCAGACCTTCGACACCGTGAAGGCGCTCGCCGAAGCCCTCGGCAAAACTCCCATCGAGGTCAACGACGCCGCAGGCTTCGTCTCCAACCGCGTGTTGATGCCTTTGATTAATGAGGCCATCTTCACCGTCATGGAAGGCGTAGCCACCGCCGAAGCCGTCGATCAGGTCTTCGTCCTCGGCATGGCGCATCCGATGGGGCCGCTTACGCTGGCCGACTTCATCGGCCTCGACGTCTGCCTCGACATCATGCGCGTCCTCCACGAAGCCCTCGGCGACACCAAATATCGCCCCTGCCCGCTACTCATCCGCATGGTCGACGCAGGCTGGCTGGGCCGCAAATCCGGCCGCGGCTTCTATACCTACTAG